A single genomic interval of Festucalex cinctus isolate MCC-2025b chromosome 16, RoL_Fcin_1.0, whole genome shotgun sequence harbors:
- the cd68 gene encoding lysosome-associated membrane glycoprotein 1 isoform X2: MKSALIILFCCGFSALSLAHDVKPPATVTPAKEFFPKSEPPTTGKATTTAAGKATTPQPTTPAANGTSGPVPTTSRATTQPAPPTNTTAVPPTATPPKPTPHADLSAGDYRLMKGKSVCLMARVALQIRLVTPKASGTFIVQPNKTKAVGECRENTANLTLVFQEGFITFMFNKSTAENIAYVDTLLFSLVYPLSNGSGHYAAANKSLRAFPAKISHSYSCRSESVYMGNGLYLDVKDDRMQAFNLTKSAEFGVTDHCAADQPDYSVAIGVGVTLLVLILVVVVVYLLGRKRRTDGYQSL; the protein is encoded by the exons CACTGTCACTGGCGCATGATGTCAAACCCCCAGCGACTGTGACTCCCGCCAaagaattctttccaaaaagtgAACCGCCGACAACCGGCAAAGCGACCACCACGGCGGCCGGCAAAGCGACCACACCCCAGCCGACCACGCCGGCTGCCAATGGCACGAGCGGACCAGTCCCCACGACGTCCCGTGCTACAACCCAGCCTGCACCTCCCACAAATACGACCGCCGTACCTCCCACCGCGACTCCACCCAAGCCAACTCCACATGCTGATTTGAGCGCAGGGGACTATCGGCTGATGAAGGGCAAAAGCGTTTGCCTGATGGCCCGTGTGGCCCTGCAGATCCGACTCGTGACACCCAAG GCCAGTGGGACGTTTATCGTGCAGCCCAATAAGACGAAAGCCGTTGGGGAGTGTCGGGAGAACACGGCCAACCTCACGTTGGTCTTCCAGGAGGGTTTCATCACCTTCATGTTCAACAAG AGCACCGCCGAAAACATCGCCTACGTTGACACTCTGTTGTTCAGCCTTGTCTACCCCTTAAGCAATG GAAGTGGACACTACGCTGCTGCCAACAAGTCGTTGCGCGCTTTCCCTGCTAAGATCAGCCACTCGTACTCATGCCGGAGCGAATCTGTTTACATGGGAAACGGCTTGTATTTGGATGTGAAGGATGACCGGATGCAGGCCTTCAATCTGACCAAGAGCGCCGAATTTGGCGTCA ccgacCACTGTGCGGCCGACCAGCCTGACTACAGCGTGGCCATCGGGGTGGGCGTGACGTTGCTGGTGCTGatcttggtggtggtggtggtctacCTGCTGGGGCGCAAGAGGAGGACGGATGGCTACCAGTCGCTGTGA
- the cd68 gene encoding lysosome-associated membrane glycoprotein 1 isoform X1: MKSALIIIFSCLLAALSLAHDVKPPATVTPAKEFFPKSEPPTTGKATTTAAGKATTPQPTTPAANGTSGPVPTTSRATTQPAPPTNTTAVPPTATPPKPTPHADLSAGDYRLMKGKSVCLMARVALQIRLVTPKASGTFIVQPNKTKAVGECRENTANLTLVFQEGFITFMFNKSTAENIAYVDTLLFSLVYPLSNGSGHYAAANKSLRAFPAKISHSYSCRSESVYMGNGLYLDVKDDRMQAFNLTKSAEFGVTDHCAADQPDYSVAIGVGVTLLVLILVVVVVYLLGRKRRTDGYQSL; encoded by the exons CACTGTCACTGGCGCATGATGTCAAACCCCCAGCGACTGTGACTCCCGCCAaagaattctttccaaaaagtgAACCGCCGACAACCGGCAAAGCGACCACCACGGCGGCCGGCAAAGCGACCACACCCCAGCCGACCACGCCGGCTGCCAATGGCACGAGCGGACCAGTCCCCACGACGTCCCGTGCTACAACCCAGCCTGCACCTCCCACAAATACGACCGCCGTACCTCCCACCGCGACTCCACCCAAGCCAACTCCACATGCTGATTTGAGCGCAGGGGACTATCGGCTGATGAAGGGCAAAAGCGTTTGCCTGATGGCCCGTGTGGCCCTGCAGATCCGACTCGTGACACCCAAG GCCAGTGGGACGTTTATCGTGCAGCCCAATAAGACGAAAGCCGTTGGGGAGTGTCGGGAGAACACGGCCAACCTCACGTTGGTCTTCCAGGAGGGTTTCATCACCTTCATGTTCAACAAG AGCACCGCCGAAAACATCGCCTACGTTGACACTCTGTTGTTCAGCCTTGTCTACCCCTTAAGCAATG GAAGTGGACACTACGCTGCTGCCAACAAGTCGTTGCGCGCTTTCCCTGCTAAGATCAGCCACTCGTACTCATGCCGGAGCGAATCTGTTTACATGGGAAACGGCTTGTATTTGGATGTGAAGGATGACCGGATGCAGGCCTTCAATCTGACCAAGAGCGCCGAATTTGGCGTCA ccgacCACTGTGCGGCCGACCAGCCTGACTACAGCGTGGCCATCGGGGTGGGCGTGACGTTGCTGGTGCTGatcttggtggtggtggtggtctacCTGCTGGGGCGCAAGAGGAGGACGGATGGCTACCAGTCGCTGTGA
- the men1 gene encoding menin encodes MGLHSSQKKHFPLRGIDGVVQLFDAELRKSEPDLALLSLVLGFVEHFLAVNRVVPVNVPGVRFEPLEPDCPNSCFPTVELGMISALYERFTAQIRGAVDLSQYRRTAAGSSRELVKKVSDVIWNSLSRSYFKDRAHIQSLFSLITGTKLDSSGVAFAVVAACQVLALKDVHLALSEDHAWVIFGKSGEETAEVTWHGKGNEDRRGQTVAAGVNEKSWLYLKGSYMKCDRNMEVAFMVCAINPSLDLHTDSSELLQLQQKLLWLLYERGDLDRYPMAMGTLADLEDQDPMPGKESPLEIHMKAVGSAQKHYNNEHIYPYMYLGGFHYRHRNVRDALRAWADAAQVMQDYNYFREDEEIYKEFFDIANDVIPTLLKETAATAESPLEGGDAGEAEQPKQQQQQQQQQQQQQQAALSALQDPECFAHLLCFYDGICKWEEGSPTPVLHVGWATYLVQSLSRFEAQVRQKVSIITKEPECPDEDDASSEDPWEGRRRGPRRESKPEEQNSPLPAAPTSPTAPAAAAAPPKKVGEGGARRRSEGKPAQAPPPPPPRPAAPVVTFQSEKMKGMKELLRAAKVNSSAIKLQLTAQSQVQMKRQKSTPPGDYAMSFMKRQRKSL; translated from the exons ATGGGTTTGCACTCATCCCAGAAGAAACACTTCCCCCTGCGGGGGATCGACGGCGTCGTCCAGCTCTTCGACGCTGAGCTCCGCAAGTCCGAGCCTGACCTTGCCCTCCTCTCCCTGGTCCTGGGTTTCGTCGAGCACTTCCTCGCCGTCAACCGCGTCGTCCCCGTCAACGTGCCCGGGGTGCGTTTCGAGCCGCTGGAGCCCGATTGCCCCAACTCGTGTTTCCCCACGGTGGAGCTGGGCATGATCTCGGCGCTGTACGAGCGCTTCACGGCGCAGATCCGCGGGGCCGTGGACCTGTCCCAGTACAGGAGGACGGCGGCGGGGTCCAGTCGAGAGCTGGTCAAGAAGGTGTCGGATGTGATTTGGAACAGCCTCAGTCGCTCTTACTTTAAAGACCGTGCCCACATCCAGTCTCTCTTCAGCCTCATCACTG GGACCAAATTGGACAGCTCGGGGGTCGCCTTCGCAGTGGTGGCAGCCTGCCAAGTCCTGGCCCTGAAGGACGTGCACCTGGCCCTGTCCGAAGACCACGCCTGGGTCATCTTCGGCAAGAGTGGGGAAGAGACGGCTGAGGTCACCTGGCACGGCAAGGGGAACGAAGACCGGCGAGGGCAGACGGTCGCGGCGGGAGTCAACGAGAAG AGTTGGCTCTACCTCAAGGGTTCCTACATGAAATGTGACCGCAACATGgaggtggccttcatggtgtgcGCCATCAACCCTTCACTGGACCTTCACACTGACAGCTCGGAGCTTCTACAGCTTCAGCAG AAACTACTGTGGCTGCTCTATGAACGAGGAGACCTGGACAG GTATCCGATGGCAATGGGGACTTTGGCAGACCTGGAAGACCAGGATCCAATGCCGGGCAAGGAGAGCCCACTGGAAATCCACATGAAA GCCGTTGGCTCTGCCCAGAAACATTACAACAACGAGCACATCTACCCCTACATGTACTTGGGGGGCTTCCACTACAGACACAGAAACGTGCGAGATGCGCTGAGGGCGTGGGCGGACGCCGCCCAGGTTATGCAAGA CTACAATTACTTCCGCGAGGACGAGGAGATCTACAAAGAGTTCTTCGACATAGCCAACGACGTCATTCCCACTCTGCTCAAGGAGACGGCCGCCACCGCCGAGAGTCCCTTGGAAGGCGGCGACGCTGGGGAAGCG GAACAGcccaagcagcagcagcagcagcagcagcagcagcagcagcagcagcaggcggcTCTGTCAGCCCTCCAGGACCCGGAATGCTTCGCCCACCTGCTGTGCTTTTACGACGGCATCTGCAAGTGGGAGGAGGGCAGCCCAACGCCCGTTCTGCATGTGGGCTGGGCCACCTACCTGGTCCAGTCCCTCAGCCGCTTTGAGGCGCAG GTGCGTCAGAAAGTGTCCATCATCACCAAAGAGCCCGAGTGCCCGGACGAGGACGACGCGTCCAGCGAGGATCCGTGggagggccggcggcggggtCCCCGCAGGGAGTCCAAGCCGGAGGAGCAGAACTCGCCACTCCCCGCCGCCCCCACCTCCCCGAcggcgcccgccgccgccgccgccccgccCAAGAAAGTGGGCGAGGGTGGCGCCCGCCGCCGCTCAGAGGGTAAGCCCGCgcaggcgccgccgccgccgccgccccgccCGGCCGCCCCCGTGGTGACCTTCCAGAGCGAGAAGATGAAGGGCATGAAGGAGCTGCTGCGCGCCGCCAAGGTGAACTCCAGCGCCATCAAGCTGCAGCTCACCGCCCAATCTCAGGTCCAGATGAAGCGGCAGAAGAGCACGCCGCCGGGCGATTACGCCATGTCCTTCATGAAGAGGCAGCGCAAGTCGCTTTAG